The following proteins are encoded in a genomic region of Thermococcus pacificus:
- a CDS encoding prolyl oligopeptidase family serine peptidase: MEDPYIWMENLNDERVLKLVEEENKRFREFIGDLSDELFPEVWEYYSMPTLHGARLTDKGIIAMYKERDRQVIRWLGGDVIIDSKELEKELNDEVLLQGFTADKSGKLLAYSFSIGGADEGITRIVNLETGEILEEFKPSVWNVTFLENGYYFSRFYRHGETPDGVKAPAVRLFWKDENGERMVFGKGLGSGYFMGLRKSTDGKWAMLTVTFGWNKADIYIGPIDAPDLWGKVYSAEVPAEPIDVVNGRLYVLTREGKGRGKVIAIEGENITEVIPEGEFPLEWAVIVGDKILAGRLVHASHRLEVYSLSGEKLDEVTFDLPGSVYPLDTDGKRVLLRYESFTVPYRLYEFDGELKLVERQEVEGNFRVEEDFAVSKDGTKIHYFHVKGTEDEKKVWVFGYGGFNISLTPRFFPQAIPFIKRGGSFAMANLRGGSEYGEEWHRAGMRENKQNVFDDFIAVLSKLKGEGYRVAAWGRSNGGLLVSATLTQRPDVMDSALIGYPVIDMLRFHKLYIGSVWVPEYGNPDDPKDRAFLLKYSPYHNIDPNKKYPPTLIYTGLHDDRVHPAHALKFFMKMKEIGAPVYLRVETKSGHMGASPETRARELTDLLAFVVKTLGA, encoded by the coding sequence ATGGAAGACCCGTATATCTGGATGGAGAACCTCAACGATGAGCGCGTTTTAAAGCTCGTTGAGGAGGAGAACAAACGCTTTAGGGAGTTTATCGGTGATCTCAGCGACGAACTCTTCCCGGAGGTCTGGGAATACTACTCGATGCCGACCCTTCACGGCGCGAGGCTCACCGATAAGGGCATAATCGCAATGTACAAGGAACGAGACAGACAGGTCATAAGGTGGCTTGGTGGAGATGTCATAATCGACTCAAAGGAACTTGAGAAGGAGCTCAACGACGAGGTTCTCCTCCAGGGGTTCACCGCGGACAAATCTGGAAAGCTCCTTGCCTACAGCTTTTCCATAGGAGGGGCAGACGAGGGGATAACCAGGATAGTAAACCTCGAAACCGGCGAAATCCTGGAAGAGTTTAAACCCTCGGTCTGGAACGTCACGTTCCTTGAGAACGGCTACTACTTCAGCAGGTTCTACAGGCACGGGGAGACGCCGGACGGGGTTAAAGCTCCGGCTGTTAGGCTCTTCTGGAAGGACGAGAACGGCGAGAGGATGGTCTTTGGGAAGGGACTTGGCTCGGGCTACTTTATGGGACTCAGGAAGAGCACCGACGGAAAGTGGGCGATGCTCACCGTCACCTTCGGCTGGAACAAGGCGGATATCTACATCGGACCGATAGACGCCCCCGACCTCTGGGGGAAGGTTTACTCCGCTGAAGTTCCGGCGGAGCCCATAGATGTTGTCAACGGCAGGCTCTACGTCCTCACAAGAGAGGGCAAAGGACGTGGGAAGGTCATAGCCATCGAAGGGGAGAACATCACTGAGGTAATTCCTGAAGGAGAGTTCCCGCTGGAGTGGGCGGTAATCGTTGGCGACAAAATCCTCGCCGGCAGGCTCGTGCACGCGAGCCACAGGCTGGAGGTCTATTCACTCAGCGGAGAAAAGCTCGACGAGGTAACCTTCGACCTCCCCGGAAGCGTCTACCCGCTCGACACCGACGGGAAGAGGGTCCTTCTCCGCTACGAGAGCTTTACAGTACCATATCGCCTCTACGAGTTCGACGGGGAACTTAAGCTCGTCGAGAGGCAGGAAGTTGAGGGCAACTTCAGAGTCGAGGAGGACTTTGCGGTCTCAAAGGACGGCACGAAAATCCACTACTTCCACGTGAAGGGAACTGAGGACGAGAAAAAAGTCTGGGTCTTCGGCTACGGAGGCTTCAACATCTCGCTGACGCCTCGCTTCTTCCCGCAGGCGATTCCGTTCATCAAGCGCGGCGGAAGCTTTGCGATGGCCAACCTCCGCGGTGGAAGTGAGTACGGCGAGGAGTGGCACCGCGCTGGAATGAGGGAGAACAAGCAGAACGTCTTCGACGACTTCATAGCCGTCCTGAGCAAGCTTAAGGGGGAGGGCTACAGGGTTGCAGCGTGGGGAAGGAGCAACGGCGGGCTTTTGGTTTCGGCAACACTTACCCAGAGACCCGACGTCATGGACTCAGCACTGATAGGTTACCCCGTCATTGACATGCTCCGCTTCCACAAGCTCTACATCGGTAGCGTCTGGGTTCCCGAATATGGAAACCCAGACGACCCGAAGGACAGGGCGTTTCTGCTTAAATACTCACCGTACCACAACATTGACCCCAACAAGAAATACCCGCCAACGCTCATCTACACGGGCCTGCACGACGACAGGGTTCATCCGGCGCACGCCCTCAAGTTTTTCATGAAGATGAAAGAAATCGGCGCACCGGTTTACCTCCGTGTCGAGACCAAGAGTGGCCACATGGGTGCATCGCCGGAGACGAGGGCGAGGGAGCTGACTGACCTGCTCGCATTCGTTGTGAAAACCCTCGGGGCTTAG
- a CDS encoding RAD55 family ATPase produces the protein MTIQRISTGIQGLDVMLQGGLIPGRVYLVKGAPGTGKTTLAMHFAMAGVENGEDVLYVTIEEPAENLKVDMSKLGFNLRDPRFSLIDATPTAERYVLITDFFEEFAGNIEKMTDAIKRQFQERNYTRVVIDPITMLKLTATKEIDYRKAFLSFIKSMMRLRATVLLTSELEKTDIEEYLVSGVIELKAFNAGGRLTRGVRIIKFRGSSFDGTIRPYEITDRGIVVYHDRMISLP, from the coding sequence ATGACCATCCAACGGATATCCACCGGAATCCAGGGCCTTGACGTTATGCTCCAGGGGGGTCTCATACCCGGAAGGGTTTACCTAGTTAAGGGTGCCCCAGGAACTGGAAAGACCACTTTGGCGATGCACTTCGCGATGGCGGGCGTTGAGAACGGTGAGGATGTCCTCTACGTAACCATTGAGGAGCCGGCTGAGAACCTGAAGGTCGATATGAGCAAGCTCGGCTTCAACCTCCGCGATCCAAGGTTCTCGCTCATCGATGCGACCCCAACAGCGGAGCGCTACGTCCTGATCACGGACTTCTTCGAGGAGTTCGCAGGGAACATCGAGAAGATGACCGACGCCATAAAGCGCCAGTTCCAGGAGAGGAACTATACGAGGGTAGTCATAGACCCGATAACGATGCTCAAGCTGACCGCCACAAAGGAGATAGACTATCGCAAGGCTTTTTTGAGCTTCATAAAGAGCATGATGCGCCTCAGGGCCACAGTCCTGCTGACCTCCGAGCTCGAGAAGACCGACATAGAGGAGTACCTCGTCAGCGGGGTCATCGAGCTGAAGGCCTTTAACGCCGGCGGCAGGCTGACCCGGGGCGTGAGGATAATCAAGTTCCGCGGCAGCAGCTTCGACGGCACCATCAGGCCCTACGAGATAACGGACAGGGGGATAGTAGTCTACCACGACCGCATGATCTCGTTACCCTGA
- a CDS encoding patatin-like phospholipase domain-containing protein — MDMEKYRFDEKGRFVIEDYNRLRPFASFLPGIAGKKGIPMWVFYVNRGQCVSSFGVQDKDHPIMEFNSAIRAYQTVRTLGFRTFIKLPDEGVAYEAFTPSEGRVKQRMYIGRNELEIEEINKDLGLKINVLYYTLPGERIPALIRRVRIRNISDSPKRIELLDGMPMIIPYGVNDYVIKHMNTLVKAWMEVYNLDKKMPFFKLKSSTEDVPKVTELTEGTFYISLVKKGETSELVRPIVDPDIVFGTDSSLISPENFIRKPLGELASEKQVTFNKIPSAFTPLETELMPGEEVKIHSVIGYVPHIALLEEYEKKFASEEYLEKKYLENSEIIEEVVEDIWTQTASKLFDEYSKQCYLDNVLRGGYPLLLEEENPFVYYIYLRKHGDQERDYNYFVLVPEYYSTGNGNFRDVNQNRRENVFFHPEIRDYDIKFFMNLIQADGYNPLVINGVKYRLKTERTDFLKELVDNPEPLEEFLREPFTPGRLMMFVEEKGIELKVSEEEFLRRVLEHCEEEVDAVHGEGYWCDHWTYNLDLIESYLGVYPEKKRELLFEDYSYTYYDNAMVVLPRSKRYVLENGRVRQYNSLVEDKEKKALIESRKEYRHLMRTANGRGEVYRTNLITKLLNLAFIKFATLDPAGMGIEMEAGKPGWYDALNGLPGLFGSSVGEAAELVRLFEFLIDSLEEFPDIELRIPVEVWELFEEEARLVEEYNRREDEDRDHRLWESLSELRERYRDRTRLGFDGKEVEVKARELLDGLKLLRDKLRAGLERAIEENSGIMPMYFYYEPVEYEVNEKGEIRILKFEQKRMPLFLEGAVKQFKIFRNDRELLKEVYKKVKESDLYDKKLKMYKLNASLKDQPIEIGRARAFTPGWLENESIWLHMEYKYMLELIRSGLYEEFYEDFRNVIVAFLDPAVYGRSPLENTSFIVSSAYPDESLHGAGFYARLTGANAEFLSIWKNMFIGEKPFDIENGELVLSFRPALPGWLFDEEGKVSFKLFSRCRVTYHNPAKVDTWKLDLGKARILLHLDDGRKVEVEGNKVRGELARAVRDGKVASIDVYFPAS; from the coding sequence ATGGACATGGAAAAGTACAGGTTCGATGAAAAGGGCAGGTTTGTTATCGAGGACTACAACCGCTTAAGGCCTTTCGCGAGCTTCTTACCCGGAATAGCGGGGAAGAAAGGCATACCCATGTGGGTATTTTACGTGAACAGGGGACAATGCGTGAGCTCCTTTGGCGTGCAGGACAAGGATCACCCGATAATGGAGTTCAACTCCGCGATAAGGGCCTACCAGACGGTTAGAACCCTCGGCTTCAGGACTTTCATCAAGCTCCCGGATGAGGGGGTTGCCTACGAGGCCTTCACTCCCTCGGAGGGAAGGGTAAAGCAGAGGATGTACATAGGGAGAAACGAGCTCGAAATAGAGGAGATAAACAAAGACCTGGGACTCAAAATTAACGTGCTCTACTACACGCTCCCAGGAGAGCGGATACCCGCCCTCATCAGGAGGGTCAGGATAAGGAACATCTCCGACTCCCCGAAAAGAATCGAGCTCCTTGACGGAATGCCCATGATAATCCCCTATGGCGTCAACGACTACGTCATAAAGCACATGAACACGCTCGTTAAGGCCTGGATGGAGGTCTACAACCTCGACAAAAAGATGCCCTTCTTCAAGCTGAAGTCGTCAACGGAGGACGTCCCAAAGGTCACGGAGCTCACGGAGGGGACGTTTTACATCTCCCTCGTGAAGAAGGGTGAGACGAGCGAGCTCGTGAGGCCGATAGTTGACCCCGATATAGTTTTCGGGACTGACAGTTCGTTAATCTCCCCTGAGAACTTCATCAGGAAACCCCTAGGTGAGCTGGCCAGTGAAAAGCAGGTGACCTTCAACAAGATACCCTCCGCCTTCACGCCCCTCGAAACAGAGCTCATGCCCGGTGAGGAGGTCAAAATACACTCCGTTATAGGCTATGTCCCACACATAGCCCTCCTCGAAGAATACGAGAAGAAGTTCGCCAGCGAGGAGTACCTTGAGAAGAAGTACCTCGAGAACAGCGAGATAATAGAGGAGGTTGTTGAAGACATCTGGACGCAAACCGCTTCCAAGCTCTTTGACGAGTACTCGAAGCAGTGCTACCTTGACAACGTCCTCAGGGGAGGCTATCCCCTGCTCCTTGAGGAAGAAAATCCCTTTGTGTACTACATCTACCTGAGAAAGCACGGCGACCAGGAGAGGGACTACAACTACTTCGTGCTCGTTCCGGAGTACTACTCTACCGGAAACGGGAACTTCAGGGACGTTAACCAGAACAGGAGGGAGAACGTCTTCTTCCACCCCGAGATAAGGGACTACGACATCAAGTTCTTTATGAACCTCATACAGGCCGACGGCTACAACCCGCTCGTGATCAACGGTGTGAAATACCGCCTGAAAACCGAAAGGACGGACTTCCTGAAGGAGCTCGTGGACAATCCGGAACCCCTTGAAGAGTTCCTGAGGGAGCCGTTCACCCCCGGAAGACTGATGATGTTCGTGGAGGAGAAGGGAATAGAGCTGAAGGTCTCCGAAGAGGAGTTCCTCCGCAGAGTCCTCGAACACTGCGAGGAGGAGGTTGATGCGGTTCACGGGGAGGGCTACTGGTGCGACCACTGGACGTACAACCTCGACCTTATAGAGAGCTACCTTGGAGTGTATCCTGAGAAGAAGAGGGAGCTTCTGTTCGAGGATTACAGCTACACCTACTACGACAACGCCATGGTGGTGCTCCCGAGGTCAAAGAGGTACGTGCTCGAAAACGGCAGGGTGAGACAGTACAACTCCCTCGTCGAGGACAAAGAGAAGAAGGCCCTCATTGAGTCCCGGAAAGAGTACAGGCACCTCATGAGAACAGCGAACGGAAGGGGAGAGGTATACCGCACGAACCTTATCACCAAGCTCCTCAACCTTGCATTCATCAAGTTCGCGACACTCGATCCAGCTGGAATGGGAATAGAGATGGAAGCGGGGAAGCCGGGCTGGTACGATGCCCTCAACGGGCTTCCGGGGCTCTTTGGCTCGTCGGTGGGAGAAGCTGCAGAGCTGGTGAGGCTCTTTGAGTTTTTAATAGATTCCCTTGAGGAGTTTCCCGATATTGAGCTCAGAATCCCCGTTGAGGTATGGGAGCTCTTTGAGGAGGAAGCCAGGCTCGTTGAAGAATACAACCGCAGGGAGGATGAAGACAGGGACCACCGGTTATGGGAGTCCCTTTCAGAGCTCCGGGAAAGGTACAGGGATAGGACAAGGCTCGGTTTTGACGGAAAAGAAGTTGAAGTTAAAGCCAGAGAACTCCTCGATGGTCTGAAGCTCCTCCGTGATAAGCTCAGGGCAGGCCTCGAGAGGGCCATAGAGGAGAACAGCGGCATAATGCCGATGTATTTCTACTATGAACCGGTGGAGTATGAGGTCAATGAAAAGGGTGAGATCAGGATTCTAAAGTTCGAGCAGAAGAGAATGCCGCTCTTCCTTGAAGGTGCCGTCAAGCAATTCAAAATCTTCAGGAATGACAGGGAACTTTTGAAGGAGGTTTACAAAAAGGTCAAGGAGAGCGACCTCTATGACAAAAAGTTGAAGATGTACAAGCTCAACGCTTCCCTGAAAGACCAGCCAATAGAGATAGGCAGGGCAAGGGCCTTCACCCCGGGGTGGCTTGAGAACGAGTCCATCTGGCTACACATGGAGTACAAATACATGCTCGAACTCATAAGGAGCGGACTCTACGAGGAGTTTTACGAGGACTTCCGGAACGTCATCGTTGCCTTCCTCGACCCGGCCGTTTACGGAAGGAGTCCCCTTGAAAACACCTCCTTCATAGTCAGCAGCGCCTATCCTGACGAGTCCCTCCACGGGGCGGGGTTCTATGCCCGGCTTACAGGGGCAAATGCGGAGTTCCTGAGCATCTGGAAGAACATGTTCATAGGGGAGAAGCCGTTCGATATAGAAAACGGCGAGCTTGTACTCTCCTTCAGGCCCGCACTTCCCGGCTGGCTGTTTGACGAGGAGGGGAAAGTGAGCTTCAAGCTGTTCTCGAGGTGCAGGGTTACCTACCACAACCCAGCCAAAGTGGATACGTGGAAGCTGGACCTCGGAAAAGCCAGGATCCTCCTCCACCTCGACGACGGGAGGAAAGTTGAGGTAGAGGGCAACAAGGTTAGAGGAGAGCTTGCCAGGGCTGTCAGGGACGGAAAGGTGGCCTCGATAGACGTTTATTTTCCGGCGAGTTAA
- a CDS encoding SDR family oxidoreductase, with the protein MKVAVVTGASKGIGRAIAEALAREGYNLALGARSVDLLEGLSRELEEKHGVKVLHRYLDVSSPQSLKEFAEAVLEEFRGVDLLVVNAGIPMGGRLDEVSDEDMERVFQVNALGVWRTIKLFLPSLKERRGTVAVVTSYISTMILANAGAYVASKWAARAFTKTFQVENPEVKFIELRPGMVDTYFYGKPGRKIEEGFMKPEDVAELLVALLKLPKHVLVEEVLFRSIY; encoded by the coding sequence ATGAAGGTGGCCGTCGTTACCGGCGCTTCAAAGGGTATTGGTAGGGCAATTGCGGAGGCCCTTGCACGGGAGGGCTATAACCTAGCCCTCGGTGCGAGGAGCGTTGACCTCCTGGAAGGGCTTTCAAGGGAGCTGGAGGAAAAGCACGGGGTTAAAGTCCTCCACCGCTATCTGGACGTCTCAAGCCCCCAGAGCTTGAAGGAGTTCGCTGAAGCAGTTTTGGAGGAGTTCAGGGGAGTTGATCTTCTCGTGGTAAACGCTGGGATACCAATGGGCGGCAGGCTCGACGAGGTGAGTGATGAGGACATGGAGCGAGTCTTCCAGGTGAACGCCCTCGGTGTCTGGAGGACTATAAAACTCTTCCTGCCGAGCCTAAAGGAGAGACGGGGAACAGTAGCAGTCGTCACGTCCTACATCTCAACGATGATACTGGCCAATGCAGGGGCCTACGTGGCTAGCAAGTGGGCGGCGAGGGCCTTTACGAAGACCTTCCAGGTGGAAAACCCCGAAGTGAAGTTTATCGAACTCCGCCCCGGCATGGTGGACACTTACTTCTACGGCAAACCAGGAAGGAAGATAGAGGAAGGCTTCATGAAGCCAGAAGATGTTGCAGAGCTCCTTGTGGCACTGCTGAAGCTTCCAAAACACGTTTTAGTGGAGGAAGTGCTGTTCAGGTCAATTTACTAA